The following is a genomic window from Tautonia marina.
CAGCCAGCGATGCCGGCCGGAAGGTCGCAACCGCAGGCAATCGATCCGCTATGCGTCCGAGGTGCCGATCGAGCTGGGCTGGTGGGAGGAGGACGAGTTCCGGTCGATCGACGGAACCCTTCTCGATATTTCCCACGGTGGGGCCGCGGTGGTGCTGGCTCCCGAGTCAATCCTTCCCGAAGGAAACGTCCATCTGCGGCTCGCCGACATCTCGGAAAGCGCCTGGGTTGCGGTCGAGAT
Proteins encoded in this region:
- a CDS encoding PilZ domain-containing protein gives rise to the protein MNPLRTLLGFPSKNSQRCRPEGRNRRQSIRYASEVPIELGWWEEDEFRSIDGTLLDISHGGAAVVLAPESILPEGNVHLRLADISESAWVAVEIRAVRPLKQGAKVAHLQFDGGCSYAFFRKALPATHLDSMGASYASGEFDTRSWR